From one Solanum stenotomum isolate F172 chromosome 12, ASM1918654v1, whole genome shotgun sequence genomic stretch:
- the LOC125849444 gene encoding protein IRX15-LIKE-like, giving the protein MKNTIGSSTKLILLHPYIQKQGSSNRFWALAFVSFLTLAFLLTLIYTRESKITTSIAVASTITSTSTPPLSKAVARALVHYASNSNNTEHMSYTDIKHIADVLQKCSQPCNLLVFGLTHETLLWKALNHNGRTVFIDENRYYAAYIEEKYPEIEAYDVQYTTKLSEMKELIAGVKEQVRNECKPVQNLLFSECKLGLNDLPNQFYEVDWDVILVDGPRGYWPEAPGRMSAIFTASVLARSKKGGNPKTHIFVHDFHQQVDRITSDEFLCKENLVKSMDMLGHFVLERMDANSFQFCRNHNSTTANSSS; this is encoded by the coding sequence atGAAGAATACTATTGGAAGTAGCACAAAGTTAATACTTCTTCATCCTTATATACAAAAACAGGGGAGTTCGAATCGGTTTTGGGCGTTGGCTTTTGTGTCATTTTTAACACTTGCTTTTCTTCTTACTCTGATATATACGAGGGAGTCAAAAATCACGACCTCTATAGCTGTTGCGTCTACAATTACTAGTACAAGTACACCACCATTGTCAAAAGCTGTGGCTAGGGCACTTGTTCATTATGCATCGAATTCGAATAATACAGAACATATGTCTTACACAGATATCAAACATATTGCTGATGTTCTCCAAAAATGTTCTCAGCCTTGCAATTTACTTGTTTTTGGACTTACACACGAGACTCTTCTCTGGAAAGCGCTGAATCACAATGGGAGAACGGTTTTCATCGATGAAAATCGATATTATGCTGCTTACATTGAGGAAAAATATCCGGAAATTGAAGCTTATGACGTGCAGTACACAACTAAATTGAGTGAAATGAAGGAATTGATTGCTGGAGTGAAGGAACAAGTCCGGAACGAATGCAAGCCCGTGCAGAATTTGCTGTTTTCGGAGTGCAAACTCGGGCTAAATGACTTGCCAAATCAATTTTATGAAGTGGATTGGGATGTTATTTTGGTTGATGGTCCAAGAGGGTATTGGCCTGAGGCACCAGGACGAATGTCAGCTATTTTCACTGCTAGTGTATTGGCGCGGAGCAAGAAAGGGGGAAATCCAAAGACGCATATTTTCGTGCACGATTTTCATCAACAAGTGGATAGAATTACAAGTGATGAGTTCTTATGCAAAGAGAATTTGGTGAAATCAATGGACATGTTGGGGCATTTTGTGTTGGAGAGAATGGATGCGAACAGCTTTCAATTCTGTCGCAACCATAACTCAACAACAGCAAATTCATCTTCTTAG
- the LOC125846616 gene encoding probable 2-oxoglutarate-dependent dioxygenase At3g50210, with amino-acid sequence MAMDFKSIPLIDISPLLEKWDHPNVAQDEGVAQVVRELDQACRHAGFFYVKGHGIPISLMEEIKSVTREYFHQPYEEKIKIKLSAATGYRGYQRLRENRTKGIPDMQEAIDFYREIKHGMYGDLGEVIQGSNIWPSNPSKFKQVMEHYIDLCTDVSRKIMRGIGLALGGSADEMEGKIAGDPFWILRTIGYPASSILDEHHKADNVVGCGEHTDYGLLTLLNQDDDIVALQVRNKSGEWISAPPVPGTFVCNIGDMLKILSNGIYESTLHRVINNTPRYRVCVAYFYEPNFDATVEPLDVCSQKTGGTKSFEGAVYGKHLVSKVFNNFAM; translated from the exons ATGGCTATGGATTTCAAGTCTATCCCTCTAATAG ATATTAGTCCTCTTTTGGAGAAATGGGATCATCCAAATGTGGCCCAAGATGAAGGTGTAGCTCAAGTTGTTAGAGAATTAGATCAGGCTTGTAGACATGCTGGATTCTTTTATGTG AAGGGGCATGGCATCCCAATTTCCCTTATGGAAGAGATCAAAAGTGTTACGCGCGAATATTTTCATCAACCCTATGAAGAGAAAATCAAGATCAAACTTTCTGCAGCAACTGGATACAg AGGATATCAAAGACTTCGAGAGAATAGAACTAAAGGCATACCTGATATGCAAGAAGCTATTGAT TTCTATAGAGAAATAAAACATGGGATGTATGGAGATCTTGGAGAAGTTATACAAGGATCCAACATATG GCCTAGTAACCCTTCAAAGTTCAAACAGGTGATGGAGCACTATATTGACCTTTGCACAG ATGTATCGCGTAAGATAATGAGGGGAATTGGTCTAGCGTTGGGTGGATCAGCAGATGAAATGGAAGGGAAAATAGCCGGTGATCCATTTTGGATCTTGAGAACAATTGGTTACCCTGCTTCATCCATCTTAGATGAACATCATAAGGCTGATAATGTTGTTGGATG TGGAGAGCATACAGACTATG GACTATTGACGTTACTCAACCAAGATGATGACATAGTTGCACTTCAG GTGAGAAACAAATCCGGTGAATGGATATCAGCACCACCAGTTCCTGGAACATTTGTATGCAATATAGGAGATATGTTGAAG ATCTTATCAAACGGAATTTATGAATCAACGTTGCACCGTGTCATCAATAACACTCCCAGATATCGTGTTTGTGTAGCCTACTTTTATGAG CCCAACTTCGATGCTACAGTAGAGCCACTGGATGTGTGTTCACAGAAGACTGGTGGCACCAAGAGTTTTGAAGGAGCTGTTTACGGGAAGCATTTGGTCAGCAAAGTCTTCAACAATTTTGCGATGTAG
- the LOC125846615 gene encoding probable 2-oxoglutarate-dependent dioxygenase At3g50210 isoform X1: protein MATDFKFIPLIDVSPLLEKWDHPNIAQDEGVAQVVKQLDQACRNAGFFYVKGHGIPVSLMKEIKNIAREYFHQPYEEKIKIKLSAETGYRGYQRIGENITKGKPDIHEAIDCYREVKHGMYGGLGDVMQGSNICRPSNPLNFKQLMEEYIDRCTDLSRKIMRGIALALGGSADEMEGEIGGDPFWVLRIIGYPAASISNGHDKAHDDVGCGAHTDYGLLTLVNQDDDIVALQVRNKSGEWISAPPIPGTFVCNIGDMLKILSNGIYESTLHRVINNSPKYRVCVAYFYEPNFDAAVEPLDVCLHKTGGTTKFEGAVYGKHLVSKVTTNFIM, encoded by the exons ATGGCTACGGATTTCAAGTTTATCCCTCTTATAG ATGTAAGTCCTCTTTTGGAGAAGTGGGATCATCCAAATATTGCTCAAGATGAAGGTGTAGCTCAAGTTGTTAAGCAATTAGATCAGGCTTGTAGAAATGCTGGATTCTTTTATGTG AAGGGCCATGGTATTCCTGTTTCCCTTATGAAAGAGATTAAAAACATAGCACGTGAATATTTTCATCAACCCTATGAGGAGAAAATCAAGATCAAACTCTCTGCAGAAACTGGATACAG AGGATATCAAAGAATTGGAGAGAATATAACCAAAGGCAAACCTGACATACATGAAGCTATCGAT TGCTATAGAGAAGTGAAGCATGGGATGTATGGAGGTCTTGGAGACGTTATGCAAGGATCCAACAT ATGCAGGCCAAGTAATCCTCTAAATTTCAAGCAGTTAATGGAGGAGTATATTGACCGCTGCACAG ATCTATCACGAAAGATAATGAGGGGAATTGCTCTGGCATTGGGTGGATCAGCTGATGAAATGGAGGGTGAAATTGGTGGTGATCCATTTTGGGTCTTGCGAATAATTGGTTACCCTGCTGCGTCCATTTCAAATGGACATGATAAGGCTCACGATGATGTTGGATG TGGCGCCCATACAGACTATG GGCTATTGACATTAGTCAACCAGGATGACGATATAGTTGCCCTTCAG GTGAGAAATAAATCGGGCGAGTGGATATCAGCACCACCTATCCCTGGCACATTTGTATGCAATATAGGAGATATGTTGAAG ATCTTATCAAACGGAATTTATGAATCAACTTTGCACCGGGTCATCAATAACTCTCCCAAATATCGTGTTTGTGTGGCCTACTTTTATGAG CCTAACTTCGATGCTGCAGTAGAGCCACTGGATGTGTGTTTACACAAGACTGGTGGCACCACGAAGTTTGAAGGAGCTGTTTACGGGAAGCATTTGGTCAGCAAAGTCACCACCAATTTTATTATGTAG
- the LOC125846615 gene encoding probable 2-oxoglutarate-dependent dioxygenase At3g50210 isoform X2: protein MATDFKFIPLIDVSPLLEKWDHPNIAQDEGVAQVVKQLDQACRNAGFFYVKGHGIPVSLMKEIKNIAREYFHQPYEEKIKIKLSAETGYRGYQRIGENITKGKPDIHEAIDCYREVKHGMYGGLGDVMQGSNMWPSNPLNFKQLMEEYIDRCTDLSRKIMRGIALALGGSADEMEGEIGGDPFWVLRIIGYPAASISNGHDKAHDDVGCGAHTDYGLLTLVNQDDDIVALQVRNKSGEWISAPPIPGTFVCNIGDMLKILSNGIYESTLHRVINNSPKYRVCVAYFYEPNFDAAVEPLDVCLHKTGGTTKFEGAVYGKHLVSKVTTNFIM from the exons ATGGCTACGGATTTCAAGTTTATCCCTCTTATAG ATGTAAGTCCTCTTTTGGAGAAGTGGGATCATCCAAATATTGCTCAAGATGAAGGTGTAGCTCAAGTTGTTAAGCAATTAGATCAGGCTTGTAGAAATGCTGGATTCTTTTATGTG AAGGGCCATGGTATTCCTGTTTCCCTTATGAAAGAGATTAAAAACATAGCACGTGAATATTTTCATCAACCCTATGAGGAGAAAATCAAGATCAAACTCTCTGCAGAAACTGGATACAG AGGATATCAAAGAATTGGAGAGAATATAACCAAAGGCAAACCTGACATACATGAAGCTATCGAT TGCTATAGAGAAGTGAAGCATGGGATGTATGGAGGTCTTGGAGACGTTATGCAAGGATCCAACATGTG GCCAAGTAATCCTCTAAATTTCAAGCAGTTAATGGAGGAGTATATTGACCGCTGCACAG ATCTATCACGAAAGATAATGAGGGGAATTGCTCTGGCATTGGGTGGATCAGCTGATGAAATGGAGGGTGAAATTGGTGGTGATCCATTTTGGGTCTTGCGAATAATTGGTTACCCTGCTGCGTCCATTTCAAATGGACATGATAAGGCTCACGATGATGTTGGATG TGGCGCCCATACAGACTATG GGCTATTGACATTAGTCAACCAGGATGACGATATAGTTGCCCTTCAG GTGAGAAATAAATCGGGCGAGTGGATATCAGCACCACCTATCCCTGGCACATTTGTATGCAATATAGGAGATATGTTGAAG ATCTTATCAAACGGAATTTATGAATCAACTTTGCACCGGGTCATCAATAACTCTCCCAAATATCGTGTTTGTGTGGCCTACTTTTATGAG CCTAACTTCGATGCTGCAGTAGAGCCACTGGATGTGTGTTTACACAAGACTGGTGGCACCACGAAGTTTGAAGGAGCTGTTTACGGGAAGCATTTGGTCAGCAAAGTCACCACCAATTTTATTATGTAG